Proteins encoded by one window of Streptomyces sp. NBC_01477:
- the sigJ gene encoding RNA polymerase sigma factor SigJ → MAGAGTDPADFAAAEDFERHRPVLTGVAYRMLGRFADAEDVVQEAWLRWADTDHARVREPRAFLVRTTTRLAIDRLRHVQSRRESYIGAWLPEPLTTDGGAGAEARVLHAETVSLAMLVLLESLSPLERAVFVLREAFGYRYAEITAVLDRAEPAVRQLAARARRHMEAREQRFDADPAVGAEVTERFLAACAGGDLDGLLALLAPDVRLIGDGGGAQKAPLRILSTAPAVGRFLHAVSSDAPPAMAVAFREVNGAPAVVITSYGRPHTVISLETRDGRIACVYLLTNPGKLTGIR, encoded by the coding sequence CTGGCCGGGGCCGGGACGGATCCCGCCGACTTCGCGGCCGCCGAGGACTTCGAGCGGCACCGCCCGGTGCTGACCGGCGTCGCCTACCGCATGCTGGGCCGCTTCGCCGACGCCGAGGACGTGGTCCAGGAGGCGTGGCTGCGCTGGGCCGACACCGACCACGCCCGGGTGCGCGAACCGCGGGCCTTCCTGGTCCGCACCACCACCCGGCTGGCCATCGACCGGCTGCGGCACGTGCAGTCCCGCCGCGAGTCCTACATCGGCGCCTGGCTGCCGGAACCGCTGACCACCGACGGCGGCGCGGGGGCGGAGGCGCGCGTCCTGCACGCGGAGACGGTGTCGCTCGCGATGCTCGTCCTGCTCGAATCGCTCTCACCGCTGGAGCGCGCGGTCTTCGTGCTGCGCGAGGCCTTCGGCTACCGCTACGCCGAGATCACCGCGGTCCTCGACCGGGCGGAACCCGCGGTCCGGCAGCTGGCCGCGCGCGCCAGACGCCACATGGAGGCCCGCGAACAGCGCTTCGACGCCGATCCCGCGGTCGGCGCCGAGGTCACAGAACGCTTCCTGGCCGCCTGCGCCGGCGGCGACCTGGACGGTTTGCTGGCGCTGCTCGCCCCCGACGTCCGGCTGATCGGCGACGGCGGGGGAGCGCAGAAGGCGCCGCTGCGGATCCTGTCGACCGCGCCCGCCGTCGGCCGCTTCCTGCACGCCGTCTCCAGCGACGCCCCGCCCGCCATGGCCGTCGCCTTCCGCGAGGTCAACGGGGCGCCCGCGGTCGTCATCACCTCGTACGGCAGGCCGCACACCGTGATTTCGCTGGAGACCAGGGACGGCCGGATCGCCTGTGTCTACCTGCTGACCAACCCCGGCAAGCTCACCGGTATCAGATGA